AATACCGCAGGAAAAGAAGCTTCTCCCTAAAATCGGAATAGACCAGGTAAAGCCCCAACTGATTAGTGTAGGAATTTATGACAATGAAGAAATACAATCCGTACAGAAAAGTATAGATAAAAAGATTCACGAGAGTAAAAACGTGTCGATAGATACGATCTTTAACTGTAATAGAATAATGGTTTCATATAATCCGGCAGATTGGAGTATCCATATTACGGTAAATAACCAACGTTTTAATTTTTGTATGGGAGCTCAAACGAATGCTCTTTTTTGCTTTAATGATGACGGAATAAAGTATTTTAACTACAGTAAAAATCATAGGATATTGGGGCTTGAAAATGTTTTAAATGGTCAGCCTTATTTAGGCTATTCCCAAATTCAGGATTATTCTATGGTAGACATAAAGGAGACGGATATTTTTCAATCCTCTTTTGTGTACGCATTACATGAAGCAAGAAAACATCAAGCATTTATGGCCGTAAAGGATAGTGACAAACATTTTTATATTTTTGCCAATAAGATTAAGATAAGAGAAAATTTTTTTTATCAGTATTATATCGGGCAAAAGCAAGATTTTCTGGTGTGCATGAGTTCTGCAACCAATTACTATAGGGCATTAGTCAAATCAGAGTATTCCCTGAGTAATAATACCTTAGCTTCCGGATTCAGATTATGGGGGCAGGACAGTGCTCTGGTGAAGATCAAATCCCTGCTGCAGAAAGCCTGTGTTACCAGCATCACCATACTGCTTACAGGAGAAAGCGGCACAGGAAAGACCTTCCTGGCAAAAGAGATTCATCAGAATAGTAAGCGCAATAAATTTCCTTTTATCCATGTGAACTGCGCGGCTATTCCCTATCAGCTTATTGAAAGTGAACTTTTCGGATATGAAGAAGGTTCTTTTACAGGGGCCAAAAAGGGCGGGAAAAAAGGATATTTTGAATTAGCTCAGAACGGTACTATTTTTTTGGATGAGATCACCGAAATGCCCTTGTCGCTGCAGGGGAAGCTATTGGAAGTTATTCAGAACAAGACCTTTTACCGGGTCGGAGGCTCTGAAAAAATAAATATTAATGTCCGATTTATTGTGGCAACTAATAGAAATTTGAAAAAATTAGTAGAAGAAAAACAGTTCAGAGAGGATTTGTATTACCGAATCAATGTATTTCCCGTGGAACTGCCGCCGTTAAGAAGCAGAAAGGATGCTCTGATTGAGATTATAAATGATGTCCTTCCTGAAATTTGTGAGAATATCGAGATCGAACCACTGATGGTGAGCAATCAGGCGATGGAAAAGCTGAGAAAGTACAGATGGCCGGGAAATATTAGAGAGCTTGAAAATGTTTTGGCTAAAGCTGCCATTATGTGTGACGGAAAGATAATTTTACCGGAAGACATTGAATTTCAGGAGGACGAGGATGCAGAAATAGATGAAGATGACACAGTTTGCGGAACGTATAAGAAACAAAAAGAGTTTTATGAAAAAAAGATTATACAGGAGGCTTTAAAGAAGTATAACGGTCAAAGAATTAAAACTGCAGAATATTTGGGCATCGGAAGAACGAACCTGTTTGAAAAGATAAAAAAATATGGACTGGAAGAATTTGAGAGTAATCCGGAGGAATAAAAGAGTTATGATACTGAACAAAATTGAAGACAGGCTGGAAAGTCTAAAGGGCAATATTGGAATAGATTACATTGATTTGACCACAGGGATGGGATGTTTTGCGGGAAACTGTGATCTTTTTCCTTCTTCCGGTATCGCTAAATTAATGGTCCTTATAGAAGTTTTTAATCAATTGGAATCAGGGAAGCTGAACCAAGAAGATAAGTACATATTAAAAAAAGCGGATTCGGAATACTATAAAGGGCTGCAGATCGAAGAGCCTACTTATGGTGTGCTCAGCTTTCTTCACGAAGGTCTGGAGCTCAATGTACGTGATTTATACAATTTAATGATTACAATCAGTGACAACGTAGCTTTCAATATATTATTAAAAATGGTGCAAAAGGATAATATAAATCAAACATTAAGAAAAAACGGGTTTAATGATACGGTTATTAACAGAGCCTTTTTTGATTGGGATAAGATAAATGCGGGCATTGACAATTATCACTCAGTAAAAGAGGTGGCGGATATGTTCAGAAAATTATATTTGGGACAGCTTATTTCAAATAAGGCTTCCGGCCAGATGCTGGAGCTTCTTAAACGCCACCAGCGAACCAATATTATCCCTTACTATTTCAGTGAAAAACTCAGTATTGCCCATCAGACGGGGTTTGATGAAAATCTCATACATGATATGGGTATCGTTCTTTCGGAGAGGCCATTTGTACTTTGTATGAGTGCCAGCAATGTAGATACCCGAAAGGCCGAAAGTGTAATGCGAGATGTGGCACTGATTTGCTTTAACCATTCAAAGTCTTTATAAGAACTGAATTTTAGTAGAAATTGAAACAGAAGTTAAAAGCCGTGTCTGCTGATTTGCTGCGGACACGGCTTTAAGAAAGTTAATCTATTCATGATAAAGCCTCTTTTATATGGGATAATCCAGAAAGGGTGTAGGGGGTGTTTTTTTATCATAAAAGTGCCACCATTCACGGTCATAACCTTCAAAGCCGACTTTTTCCATAACCTTTTTCAAATATAATGCATTTTCTCTGCCCTTCTCTGAAATATCGGGACAAGACAGGCTTGCTTTTTCTGTAAAATCATCAAATCCGGAAGGCATTTCTAATTCATTTCCGTTTTTATCTACCAAGGTGAGATCTACACAAAGACCGTTCAAATGAGTAGCTCTAAAGTTTTTTAAGGTATGCATGTCCGGCGGGATTGCCACAAAATCTGGGTCCGGTAATACTTCAAAGAATTTCTTTTGAGCTCGAATGGGCCGATATGCATCCCATATTTTTACGGAGTAACCGTCTGATTTAAAAATATTTTTAGCTTCAATTAAGAGCTTCGCCGTATTTTTATTTATATAGCATTCACCTGATTCGTAAATGATCCGACCAGTAAAGTTATCCGGCGTAGCATATTTTAATTCAATAATAAAGTCTGAGTCTAAGTCCAATAGTCTGATCAAATCTCCTTTTTTTTCCATTAAAGTACCTCCATGTTGTGATATATATTGTATTAAAGCAAAGATTATGCCAAAATGGGTTTTTGGAGACGAGTAAAGCATGAACCGGTAGCATGAGTTATGTAATATTCCAACATTTTATTTCTAATTACTATACATATAAGCAAGCTTGCAAACTTGAGAACAGGACAGAAAAAAAGTTGTGTATTTTGAAGCTTTATTAAAAAATACTGCTAAAATAGAAAGAACCGTATAAATGATGTTCAAAAAAATGAACTGAATGTTATAAAAAGTGAACTTAAAGCTTGCAGATACAACACAATATATCGGGCATTTAAGAGATGACATGGGGTTACGCCGTATTTTATCCGCTGGCACAATATTTGCTTATATTTAATGGCAGATGCATCAAGTTTATATTATAAATCTGTCAGGGGGAAATAGTATTATATACAAGTTAAAATATGTGTATATGATCACTCAGAGTAAATGCTAGCTGATTCAGGAAAGAAGGGATTGATTTCTTGATTTTAAAATCATATTGAAAATGAATTGTGTTAAGGAGAGATAATCATGGAAAACAAATCAACAACTGTTGGAAATGGAAAATTCAAACGTGAGATCGGATTATTTGGCGGTATAAGCTTGGTCGCCGGCATGACAATCGGGTCAGGTATTTATTATCTTGGAAGCTATGTATTAGAGCGTACCCATATGAGCATGGGGCTGGCTCTGATATGCTGGATTATTGGCGGTATTGTATCCATACTGGGCGGGCTCTGTTTTGCCGAGCTTGGAGCCTCTATGCCTGTACAGGGAGGTATGACTACATATCTCAGCAGAGCCTATAATCCTGCGGTTGGGTTTATTAATGGATTCTGTTTATTCTTGGCAAACGGATCCGGCTCTATTGCGGCATTGGCAATAGCTTGTGTGACTGTCTTTGCCGGTACGTTTGCAATAGGGGAAATGACGGTAAAGATCTTAGCAATCATTATAATAGTATTGTTTACGGCACTGAACCTGCGAGGCGTTAAATTTGCGTCTTTGTTTCAGAATTTTACAATGGTCGTCCGAGTCATACCGATTATTCTTATTATTGCCCTAGGCCTTGCCTTAGGAAATGAAACACCAGATTTGAGCTTTGTTCCGGCAGGCAACAGCACAGGCTTTACTTTTGGAGGTATGGTTACAATAATTGCCTATGCGACCTTTGCTTCTTTATGGGCATATGAAGGCTGGACGAATTTGAATACCGTAGCCGAAGAAATGAAGAATCCCAGAAGAGATCTTCCTCTTTCTATTATTCTTTCTCTGGGCTTTATTATGATTATATATACTTTATTTAATTTTGCCATATATAAGGTTATTCCGGCTAATGAAATTACGGATATGATGAAAGCAGGAAATATTTATTTTGGCAATGAGGTAGCAAATCGGCTGATGGGCAATTTTGGATACTGGATTGTTTTGATCGGCATGGTAGTAGGAATCCTTGGAACGGTAAACGGAGATATTTTAACTTTTCCGCGTACCTATTATGCTATGGCAAAGGATGGCTATTTTCCAAAATCATTTGCCAAAATTAATCCTGTAACCGGTGTACCTTCTGCTGCTATCCTTGCATCTTCTGCTGTAGCGATTATCATGGTGCTACTGAGAAATTTAGAGCAGCTGACGGATCTGGTAATATTTACGAGTGCGGCTTTGAATACTTTAGCCATTTTCGCCGTTTTAATATTCAGAAAGAAATACCCGGATATGGAACGCCCTTATAAAGTATGGGGAGGACCCGTTACAGTTGCTGTTACTTTGATACTATTTGGCGTTCTGCTAGTGAATCAGCTGATCACCGATCCGATGAATTCCTTGATAGGGCTGGTAATCCCACTTGTTGGATATTTTGTATATTTGTATTTTAAAAAGGTAAACGGCGGAGCAGATTATACAGGAAAAAGTATAGAGTAGCAGTTAGAAAAAAGAAGGTTAAAAAATGAAAACAGTATTAATAAAAAATGGGCATGTAGTGGATCCTTTAAATGGTTTGGAGGAAGATTTGAATATTTTGATACGAAACGGTAAAATTGCTGATTTGACCCATGAGCTTCCTCAAGCCGATTGCTGCATTGACGTAAAAGGAAAAACGGTCTGTCCCGGATTTATCGATATACATATGCATGAGGATCCCTATGATCAGGAGAAGGGGTTATTGGATAAAAGCATTGCAAAATCAATGGCTCTAATGGGAGTGACAACGGCTGTCGGAGGAAATTGCGGAGATAATGTTATGGACCCTTCCCGGTATTTGGATATTTTAGACCGAGAAGGTACGGCAACCAATCTTGGGCTTTTAGCAGGCCACACTTTTATACGAAAGGCTTGCGGGAGAAGCGATAAGTATTCTCCCGTCAGTCAGCAGACCCTAGAGAAAATGTATCAGTATGGTGAAAGGTGTTTGCAAGAAGGTTGCTTTGGCATTTCCTTTGGGTTAAAATATGTACCGGGGACTTCCTGTGAGGAATTGACTAAAATGGCAAGCTTGTGCAATAGCGGTCACAAATTAATAGCTGCACATGTCAGGTATGATGTGGAGCGCGTATTCGAAGCGGTAAAGGAAATGGCAGATGTAGGAAAGCGATTAGAGCTGCCTGTCCAAATCTCCCATATAGGGAGTATGGGAGGATATGGGCAGATGAAAGAATTACTTGGGGATATAAGAAAATATCAACAGGAAGGGATTGATATAAAATGTGATTGTTATCCTTATGACGCTTTCAGTACGGCTATTGGAGAAACCACTTATGATGATGGATTTCTGAAACTGTATGATTCCGACTATAACAATATTTTGATTTGTGATGGGAAATATGCGGGAAAACGATGTACGAAAGCTATATTTGATGAATTGAGAGCCACGGCACCGGAAACCATGACGGTGGGGTACTTCATGAAGGAAGAGGATATCGCGCTGGCTATGCTGGAGCCTGAAATCATGGTAGCAAGTGATGGGATTCGAAATGGAGATCAGGGTCACCCACGTGCGGCTGGCACCTTCCCGCGATTTATTAATAAATACGTTAAAACAGGCAAGCTGCCTTTGATGGATGCCATTCGTAAAATGACAGAGATGCCGGCAAGCCGCTTGGGATTAAAAAATAAAGGTAATTTAACGATCGGATCCGATGCAGATATTGTGGTATTTAATTATGATACCATTGAGGATCAGGCGACTTATGAACAGCCTGCGCTTCCCCCTGCTGGCATGGACTATGTGCTGATAGGAGGAAAAGTAGCGGTGTCGGAAGGAAAATTGGTTTGTGATAGTCTGGGAAGAACGGTTAGGTGTAAATAACGGAAAAGAGTTCAGAAAGCATAGGAGGAAAGTTTTATGAGAGATGAAATAATAGAGAAAATATCGAAAGCGGACGGAAAAGTAGGGTTTTATTATAAAAATTTAGTTACCGGAGAAGAAATTAAGTTCAATGAAAATGAGACTTTTAGACCGGCAAGTGTTATAAAGCTGCCCATTTTTGCTGAGATATCACGACGTGACGCCCTAAAAACGGCGGATATGGCAGAAAAAATTGTGATTAAAAACAGTGAAAAGGTACCGAGCTGCGGTGCTCTAACGCTGTTTACGGATGAGCCGGCAGTAGATATCCGAACCCTCTGCAATTTAATGATTGCTATAAGCGATAATACGGCAACAAATGTTCTGATAAAAAGATTCGGTATAGAAGCCTTAAATGAAGGGTTTCGTATAATGGGCCTGGAAAAGACAAGGGTAAACCGGTTGCTGTTTGACATGGAGGCAGCGGCACAGGGGAAAGAAAATGTCGTTGTTCCCCAAGAGATTGGCAGGCTTTTAGAAAAAATCTATCGGAAAGAATTTGTGAATGAGGAAGTCTCTGAAAAAATTGCGGAAACATTGCTGGCTCAGCAAGTCAACCATAAGATTCCGGGAAGACTGCCTGAAGAAATTGGAGTGGCACACAAGACAGGGGATGATGATGGCATTACTAATGATGTTGGAATTGTATATGCAAAGGAACCTTTTGTAATTGTTTTTCTATCGAATGAAACGGATGTACCTGCATTTGAACAAATTATCCGGGATGTGACTTATCAATGTTGTCAATTGCAATAGGATATTTTAAGAGATTATAAATCAAATTCGGAAAATATAGAAATAGAGAAAAATATACAGTCAAAAGAATCCATAATAATGTTGAGGCAGAAATCCCGGCTAAAGGGACTTCTGCCTCAACATTTTTATTTGATACCATATTTTTTTAATTTATTATAGAAACAGGTTTTCCCAATTCCCAGATATTCAAAGGTCTTAATATAGTCCTGTTCATTTAATTTCAAAGCTTCAAGGATTACTTTTTTTTCATAAGCAGCCATCAATTTATCCAATGTTTTTTCGCGGATATCGATGCCTGCTGTATTTTCTGCCCGTTTCAGCATAAGATGTTCAGGATAGATGACTTCTCCTTCCGAAAGAACAAAGGCTCGTTCAATAATATTTTCTAATTCCCGTACATTCCCCGGATAGTTATAAGAAAGAAGCATTTTATTAGCCTGAACAGAGAGAACCTTATGTTCATCGAGAGAGGCATTATTTTTTTTCATATTATAGTCGATCAACTGGCTTATATCTTCTTTATGTCTTTTTAAGGGCTCTATATAAATGGGTAGAATATACAGCCGATAAAATAAATCTTCCCGAAAATGCTTATT
This region of Aminipila luticellarii genomic DNA includes:
- a CDS encoding M15 family metallopeptidase, which codes for MEKKGDLIRLLDLDSDFIIELKYATPDNFTGRIIYESGECYINKNTAKLLIEAKNIFKSDGYSVKIWDAYRPIRAQKKFFEVLPDPDFVAIPPDMHTLKNFRATHLNGLCVDLTLVDKNGNELEMPSGFDDFTEKASLSCPDISEKGRENALYLKKVMEKVGFEGYDREWWHFYDKKTPPTPFLDYPI
- a CDS encoding serine hydrolase → MRDEIIEKISKADGKVGFYYKNLVTGEEIKFNENETFRPASVIKLPIFAEISRRDALKTADMAEKIVIKNSEKVPSCGALTLFTDEPAVDIRTLCNLMIAISDNTATNVLIKRFGIEALNEGFRIMGLEKTRVNRLLFDMEAAAQGKENVVVPQEIGRLLEKIYRKEFVNEEVSEKIAETLLAQQVNHKIPGRLPEEIGVAHKTGDDDGITNDVGIVYAKEPFVIVFLSNETDVPAFEQIIRDVTYQCCQLQ
- a CDS encoding serine hydrolase is translated as MILNKIEDRLESLKGNIGIDYIDLTTGMGCFAGNCDLFPSSGIAKLMVLIEVFNQLESGKLNQEDKYILKKADSEYYKGLQIEEPTYGVLSFLHEGLELNVRDLYNLMITISDNVAFNILLKMVQKDNINQTLRKNGFNDTVINRAFFDWDKINAGIDNYHSVKEVADMFRKLYLGQLISNKASGQMLELLKRHQRTNIIPYYFSEKLSIAHQTGFDENLIHDMGIVLSERPFVLCMSASNVDTRKAESVMRDVALICFNHSKSL
- a CDS encoding amidohydrolase family protein, producing MKTVLIKNGHVVDPLNGLEEDLNILIRNGKIADLTHELPQADCCIDVKGKTVCPGFIDIHMHEDPYDQEKGLLDKSIAKSMALMGVTTAVGGNCGDNVMDPSRYLDILDREGTATNLGLLAGHTFIRKACGRSDKYSPVSQQTLEKMYQYGERCLQEGCFGISFGLKYVPGTSCEELTKMASLCNSGHKLIAAHVRYDVERVFEAVKEMADVGKRLELPVQISHIGSMGGYGQMKELLGDIRKYQQEGIDIKCDCYPYDAFSTAIGETTYDDGFLKLYDSDYNNILICDGKYAGKRCTKAIFDELRATAPETMTVGYFMKEEDIALAMLEPEIMVASDGIRNGDQGHPRAAGTFPRFINKYVKTGKLPLMDAIRKMTEMPASRLGLKNKGNLTIGSDADIVVFNYDTIEDQATYEQPALPPAGMDYVLIGGKVAVSEGKLVCDSLGRTVRCK
- a CDS encoding sigma-54 interaction domain-containing protein, encoding MDKTNSFIAAEDGKIIFLGRKVLSYLNLKTDRVFAYPDGTFNKGDLVLYIDFNCGQLIPQEKKLLPKIGIDQVKPQLISVGIYDNEEIQSVQKSIDKKIHESKNVSIDTIFNCNRIMVSYNPADWSIHITVNNQRFNFCMGAQTNALFCFNDDGIKYFNYSKNHRILGLENVLNGQPYLGYSQIQDYSMVDIKETDIFQSSFVYALHEARKHQAFMAVKDSDKHFYIFANKIKIRENFFYQYYIGQKQDFLVCMSSATNYYRALVKSEYSLSNNTLASGFRLWGQDSALVKIKSLLQKACVTSITILLTGESGTGKTFLAKEIHQNSKRNKFPFIHVNCAAIPYQLIESELFGYEEGSFTGAKKGGKKGYFELAQNGTIFLDEITEMPLSLQGKLLEVIQNKTFYRVGGSEKININVRFIVATNRNLKKLVEEKQFREDLYYRINVFPVELPPLRSRKDALIEIINDVLPEICENIEIEPLMVSNQAMEKLRKYRWPGNIRELENVLAKAAIMCDGKIILPEDIEFQEDEDAEIDEDDTVCGTYKKQKEFYEKKIIQEALKKYNGQRIKTAEYLGIGRTNLFEKIKKYGLEEFESNPEE
- a CDS encoding APC family permease, encoding MENKSTTVGNGKFKREIGLFGGISLVAGMTIGSGIYYLGSYVLERTHMSMGLALICWIIGGIVSILGGLCFAELGASMPVQGGMTTYLSRAYNPAVGFINGFCLFLANGSGSIAALAIACVTVFAGTFAIGEMTVKILAIIIIVLFTALNLRGVKFASLFQNFTMVVRVIPIILIIALGLALGNETPDLSFVPAGNSTGFTFGGMVTIIAYATFASLWAYEGWTNLNTVAEEMKNPRRDLPLSIILSLGFIMIIYTLFNFAIYKVIPANEITDMMKAGNIYFGNEVANRLMGNFGYWIVLIGMVVGILGTVNGDILTFPRTYYAMAKDGYFPKSFAKINPVTGVPSAAILASSAVAIIMVLLRNLEQLTDLVIFTSAALNTLAIFAVLIFRKKYPDMERPYKVWGGPVTVAVTLILFGVLLVNQLITDPMNSLIGLVIPLVGYFVYLYFKKVNGGADYTGKSIE